In Kocuria turfanensis, a single genomic region encodes these proteins:
- a CDS encoding pentapeptide repeat-containing protein — translation MARRNTPAPPRLRSPRLPELSAADGVEVLAHGTYEALAFAEDDLTGTDLSDVGFTDCSFTRLNIHELELTDGRITDSQLTRLDIPTVSAAYATLRTVVLEDSRLGVLQCIEGTWDTVRITGCKLGYVSLRGATVRDVVFEDCVLGELDLTGARAERLAFPGSELAVLDVSGATLVDVDLRALDLPDITGLAHLQGAALNHLQLQQLAPALAAHLGILVED, via the coding sequence ATGGCCCGACGGAACACTCCTGCTCCCCCGAGACTGCGCTCGCCCCGGCTCCCCGAGCTCTCCGCCGCCGACGGGGTCGAGGTCCTCGCCCACGGCACCTACGAGGCGCTGGCTTTCGCCGAGGACGACCTCACGGGGACGGACCTGTCCGACGTCGGATTCACCGACTGCTCTTTCACGCGGCTCAACATCCACGAGCTGGAGCTCACCGACGGCCGGATCACCGACTCACAGCTCACGCGCCTGGACATCCCCACGGTCTCGGCCGCCTACGCCACGCTGCGCACCGTCGTGCTCGAGGACTCCCGGCTGGGGGTGCTGCAGTGCATCGAGGGCACCTGGGACACCGTGCGGATCACCGGGTGCAAGCTCGGCTACGTGAGCCTGCGCGGCGCCACGGTGCGGGACGTGGTGTTCGAGGACTGCGTCCTCGGCGAGCTGGATCTGACCGGCGCACGCGCTGAGCGGCTGGCGTTCCCGGGCTCCGAGCTGGCGGTCCTGGACGTCTCCGGCGCCACACTGGTCGACGTCGACCTGCGCGCGCTCGACCTGCCTGACATCACCGGCCTGGCCCATCTGCAGGGCGCGGCGCTCAACCACCTGCAGCTGCAGCAGCTGGCCCCTGCGCTGGCCGCCCACCTGGGCATCCTCGTCGAGGACTGA
- a CDS encoding SpoIIAA family protein, protein MLETTVQSGTNIVTINAHGGITAADMQHMREVLDEVIREHDSVRMVAVRGDIDFADISPRALWLDLKSAGYIKKLERLAVVTDVDWEAKVSEWTTELLHVPTRRFHLDERTAALAWISQP, encoded by the coding sequence ATGCTGGAGACCACGGTGCAGTCCGGCACCAACATCGTCACGATCAACGCCCACGGCGGGATCACCGCCGCGGACATGCAGCACATGCGCGAGGTCCTCGACGAGGTCATCCGCGAGCACGACAGCGTGCGAATGGTCGCGGTCCGGGGCGACATCGACTTCGCCGACATCTCCCCGAGGGCGCTGTGGCTGGACCTGAAGTCGGCCGGATACATCAAGAAGCTCGAGCGTCTGGCGGTGGTCACCGACGTCGACTGGGAGGCGAAGGTCTCCGAGTGGACCACCGAGCTCCTCCACGTCCCCACGCGCCGGTTCCACCTCGACGAGCGCACCGCGGCACTGGCCTGGATCAGCCAGCCCTGA
- a CDS encoding MBL fold metallo-hydrolase, translating into MTRWITAANTHDLGYGTTLVTGPGSNWLILRDGASYTLIDCGYPGDRSLVDASIHAAGATGLPEAVVVTHAHGDHIGTLGRYIAAGVPVHCAAAEIPNITGASREQIGPEESLPRAACSLGWAKWSLHALRAGGLKDVTVEESAVTPFGPATEVLDLPGSPRPVATTGHTSGHTAYLVGHTGILAAGDAVVTGHRTTTADGVPHLLPAPFHHDPTTAENAARTLLSGVDFEVLAPGHGPQVRVPTGRRLAIRQDIGALTAERRGLLAADARRDRAPGGRPRAPGRHGSATC; encoded by the coding sequence ATGACCCGCTGGATCACCGCCGCCAACACCCACGACCTCGGATACGGCACCACCCTGGTCACCGGCCCGGGATCGAACTGGCTGATCCTGCGCGACGGGGCGTCCTACACGCTGATCGACTGCGGCTACCCCGGTGATCGGAGCCTGGTGGACGCCTCCATCCACGCCGCCGGCGCCACCGGTCTGCCCGAGGCCGTGGTCGTCACCCACGCCCACGGCGACCACATCGGCACCCTCGGCCGCTACATCGCCGCCGGGGTGCCGGTGCACTGCGCGGCCGCCGAGATCCCCAACATCACCGGGGCCTCCCGGGAGCAGATCGGCCCGGAGGAGTCCCTGCCCCGCGCGGCGTGCTCGCTCGGCTGGGCGAAATGGTCCCTCCACGCCCTGCGCGCCGGGGGTCTGAAGGACGTCACCGTCGAGGAGAGCGCCGTCACCCCGTTCGGCCCGGCCACGGAGGTGCTGGACCTGCCCGGCTCCCCGCGGCCGGTGGCCACCACGGGACACACCTCCGGGCACACCGCCTACCTGGTCGGTCACACCGGGATCCTCGCCGCGGGCGACGCCGTGGTCACCGGGCACCGGACCACCACGGCGGACGGGGTGCCGCACCTGCTGCCCGCCCCGTTCCACCACGACCCCACCACCGCCGAGAACGCGGCTCGCACGCTGCTCTCCGGAGTGGATTTCGAGGTCCTGGCCCCGGGCCACGGCCCGCAGGTGCGCGTGCCCACCGGTCGGCGCCTGGCGATCCGCCAGGACATTGGCGCCCTCACCGCTGAGCGGCGGGGGCTGCTCGCAGCGGACGCCCGGCGGGACCGAGCCCCCGGTGGGCGCCCTCGTGCCCCGGGGCGTCACGGCTCGGCCACCTGTTGA
- a CDS encoding PP2C family protein-serine/threonine phosphatase: protein MRMHIDQQEQARVAALHDLRILDTPREERYDRVVRIAREVFQVAAAAVNLIDAERQFTKAEAGLPGLVHTPRADSLCSHTVARDAPLVVPDAAVEELFRGNPFVTADPPVRFYAGQPLHAPGGEAVGSLCLVDHQPRQLTDRERRLLAELAGWVERELAAQGELDRAEQIQQMLMPKTDPALPGWEIAGRCTAAQSIGGDFYDWFRNGDRLQLTLADVMGKGIPAALLSASARAVLRGTFQYNEPAEAIARATGALDPLLEEAGAFVTVFTARLSSTTGVLEYVDAGHGLALVLCPDGTHRRLETSGPPLGAVPGAQWRIHTTALEAGETLLVVSDGFLDYFAGIDEGIASAAAANATAATAAELVERCAGYARSAGLDDDSTVLALRCTD from the coding sequence ATGCGCATGCACATCGATCAGCAGGAACAGGCGCGGGTCGCGGCCCTCCACGACCTCAGAATCCTGGACACGCCGCGGGAGGAGCGCTACGACCGTGTCGTCCGCATCGCGCGGGAGGTCTTCCAGGTGGCCGCCGCCGCGGTCAACCTGATCGATGCGGAGCGCCAGTTCACCAAGGCCGAAGCCGGGCTGCCGGGCCTCGTGCACACCCCGCGCGCCGATTCCTTGTGCAGCCACACCGTCGCCCGTGACGCGCCGCTGGTCGTGCCGGACGCGGCCGTCGAGGAGCTGTTCCGCGGCAATCCGTTCGTGACCGCCGATCCGCCGGTGCGCTTCTACGCCGGGCAGCCACTGCACGCCCCCGGTGGGGAAGCCGTGGGCTCGCTGTGCCTGGTCGACCATCAGCCCCGGCAGCTCACCGACCGGGAGCGGCGCCTGCTGGCCGAGCTGGCCGGGTGGGTGGAACGCGAGCTCGCCGCCCAGGGAGAGCTCGACCGCGCCGAGCAGATCCAGCAGATGCTCATGCCCAAGACCGATCCAGCGCTTCCGGGGTGGGAGATCGCCGGGCGCTGCACCGCCGCGCAGTCGATCGGCGGGGACTTCTACGACTGGTTCCGCAACGGAGACCGGCTGCAGCTCACGCTGGCCGACGTGATGGGCAAAGGCATCCCGGCGGCGCTGCTCTCCGCCTCGGCGCGCGCGGTGCTGCGCGGGACCTTCCAGTACAACGAGCCGGCCGAGGCGATCGCCCGTGCCACCGGGGCCCTGGACCCGCTGCTGGAGGAAGCCGGAGCCTTCGTCACCGTCTTCACCGCCCGCCTGTCCTCCACGACCGGTGTGCTCGAGTACGTGGACGCCGGTCACGGTCTGGCACTCGTCCTGTGCCCCGACGGCACCCACCGGCGCCTGGAGACCTCGGGACCGCCCCTGGGCGCAGTGCCCGGGGCGCAGTGGCGGATCCACACCACGGCACTGGAGGCCGGGGAGACTCTGCTGGTGGTCTCCGACGGGTTCCTCGACTACTTCGCCGGCATCGACGAGGGGATCGCGAGCGCCGCTGCGGCGAACGCCACGGCGGCCACGGCCGCAGAGCTGGTCGAACGGTGCGCCGGCTACGCCAGGTCCGCCGGTCTCGACGACGACTCCACTGTGCTCGCCCTGCGGTGTACGGACTGA
- a CDS encoding class I SAM-dependent methyltransferase, translated as MTKVQADPGHSAWYVDRFRNLAAAGEDIVGEARMIDTMVPRGARILDAGCGAGRNGGYLHHTGHTVVGVDVDPTLITAARTDHPGPQWIIGDLAELDLPVRGIPEPFDIILCAGNVMTFLAPSTRTDVLRRFHQHLSPAGRAVVGFGAGRGYPFAEFLTDAERAGLVPDLLLSTWDLRPFSKDSDFLVAVLRATTAPQP; from the coding sequence ATGACCAAGGTGCAGGCCGACCCCGGACACTCGGCCTGGTACGTCGACCGGTTCCGGAACCTGGCCGCCGCCGGAGAGGACATCGTCGGGGAAGCCCGGATGATCGACACCATGGTTCCCCGCGGAGCACGGATCCTCGACGCCGGTTGCGGAGCCGGCCGCAATGGCGGCTACCTGCACCACACCGGGCACACCGTCGTCGGGGTCGACGTCGATCCCACCCTCATCACCGCCGCCCGCACCGACCACCCCGGCCCCCAGTGGATCATCGGAGATCTGGCCGAACTCGACCTGCCCGTCCGCGGGATCCCCGAGCCCTTCGACATCATCCTGTGCGCCGGCAACGTCATGACCTTCCTGGCGCCGAGCACGCGCACCGACGTGCTGCGGCGCTTCCACCAGCACCTGAGTCCGGCAGGGCGCGCGGTCGTCGGGTTCGGTGCTGGGCGCGGCTACCCCTTCGCCGAGTTCCTCACCGACGCCGAGCGGGCCGGGCTGGTGCCCGACCTGCTCCTGTCCACCTGGGACCTGCGGCCGTTCTCGAAGGACAGCGACTTCCTCGTGGCCGTGCTGCGCGCCACCACGGCCCCGCAACCCTGA
- a CDS encoding Lsr2 family DNA-binding protein has translation MRPSVTFALDGRDYGIDLSAASAQRLGKAPGAFVAASCKANDMGRRKHTRTARSSGGDVAEPLAIRAWAQKHGHQASDRGRISAQLREL, from the coding sequence ATGAGACCGTCCGTCACCTTTGCCCTGGACGGGCGCGACTACGGGATCGACCTGTCGGCCGCCAGCGCCCAGCGGCTGGGCAAGGCGCCGGGCGCGTTCGTTGCCGCCTCCTGCAAGGCCAACGACATGGGGCGCCGCAAGCACACCAGGACCGCCCGCAGCTCCGGCGGTGATGTCGCCGAGCCCCTGGCGATCCGTGCCTGGGCACAGAAGCACGGCCACCAGGCCTCCGACCGCGGCCGCATCTCCGCTCAGCTCCGTGAGTTGTAG
- a CDS encoding recombinase family protein, with protein sequence MDLDRQIDALRAVGIAPERIYVDKRSGATADRPGLSAALAYAREGDVIVVHTLDRLGRTVRDTLNLIQDLAEHGVGVRNLADPIQVDSTNPNDPMAQLAVVLLALFGQMERTYTLERAAHARAVAAAEGRRIGRPSVVDADKLACAAHLREAGHTMAEIVAKTGITRTTLYRHLPPRPAEAVTATPVTAAEAQRESVD encoded by the coding sequence GTGGACCTGGACCGACAGATTGACGCCCTCCGAGCGGTGGGGATCGCGCCCGAACGGATCTATGTGGACAAGAGGTCCGGGGCCACCGCCGACCGCCCCGGCCTTTCCGCAGCGCTGGCCTACGCCCGGGAGGGCGATGTGATCGTGGTGCACACCCTGGACCGGCTCGGGCGCACGGTGCGCGACACGTTGAACCTGATCCAGGATCTGGCCGAGCATGGGGTTGGGGTGCGCAATCTGGCGGACCCGATCCAGGTGGACTCCACGAACCCGAACGATCCGATGGCGCAGCTGGCGGTGGTGCTGCTGGCGCTGTTCGGGCAGATGGAGCGTACCTACACCTTGGAGCGGGCCGCCCATGCAAGGGCGGTGGCCGCGGCCGAAGGCCGGCGGATTGGACGGCCCTCGGTGGTGGATGCGGACAAGCTGGCCTGCGCGGCGCATCTGCGCGAAGCCGGGCACACGATGGCGGAGATCGTGGCCAAGACGGGGATCACTCGCACCACCCTCTACCGCCACCTCCCGCCCCGGCCGGCCGAGGCGGTGACGGCCACGCCGGTCACTGCTGCCGAAGCCCAGCGGGAGTCGGTCGACTGA
- a CDS encoding ANTAR domain-containing protein, with protein MAFADAQQISGLKEALATRDLIGQAKGILMEHYKITDQQAFLLLTRASSRTTTKLRAVAEHLTTTGNLPGLRDTALHLATPYSVGER; from the coding sequence GTGGCCTTCGCCGACGCCCAGCAGATCAGCGGCCTGAAAGAGGCCCTGGCCACCCGGGATCTGATCGGCCAGGCCAAGGGCATCCTGATGGAGCACTACAAGATCACCGACCAGCAGGCCTTCCTGCTGCTCACCCGGGCCAGCTCCCGCACCACCACCAAACTCCGGGCCGTGGCCGAACACCTGACCACCACCGGCAACCTGCCCGGCCTGCGGGACACCGCCCTGCATCTGGCCACCCCGTACTCCGTCGGCGAGCGATGA